ATAATAATGGGGTAATGAGATTTTCTGGAGGTGGCTTTAGTTGAAGCATGTGGTTACCCTGATACCGGGTGATGGTACCGGCCCGGAACTGATTGCTGCGGCCCGGCGGGTCCTGGATGCCAGCGGGGCCGAGCTTGAGTGGGAAGTCGTGGCGGCCGGGGAGACGGCCCAGGAGAAGTACGGCAGCGTATTACCAGAGGAAACCCTGGCTTCCATTCGTAAAAACGGCGTGGCCCTTAAAGGCCCTATTACTACGCCGGTAGGCACCGGTTTTCGCAGTGTCAATGTGGCTTTACGGAAAGAACTTGACCTTTATGCCAATATTCGCCCGGCTCGTAACCTGCCCAATGTACCCTCCCGCTACCAGGGTGTCGACCTGGTCATTTTTCGAGAGAACACGGAAGATCTCTATGCCGGTATAGAACATATGGTAGGAGAGGAAGCAGCGGAAAGTATTAAAATTATCACCCGCAAAGGTTCCGAACGCATTGCCCGGGCAGCCTTTGAATATGCCCGCCGCAACGGCAGGAAAAGGGTGACGGCCGGGCACAAAGCCAATATCATGAAATTCAGCGACGGCCTTTTCTTGCGGACTTTTTATGAAGTGGCTCAAGATTACCCCGATCTAACTGCCGACGACCGTATTGTGGACAACCTGAGCATGCAGCTGGTGCAGAAACCAGAACAATATGATGTCCTGGTGCTGCCCAACCTCTACGGTGATATCCTTTCCGACCTCTGCGCCGGCCTGGTAGGCGGCCTGGGGGTGGCGCCGGGAGCGAATATCGGCGACCGGGCGGCTGTTTTTGAACCCATCCACGGCAGTGCGCCCAAATATGCCGGCCAGAACAAGGTTAACCCCCTGGCAACCATCCTCTCCGGGGTAATGATGCTGGAGCATTTAGGCGAAAAGGAAGCTGCCGCGAGGATTCAGAAGGCTATCCTGGCTGTCCTGGCCGAAGGAAAATACCTAACCTATGACCTGGGAGGCACTGCCGGTACCAGCGAAATGGCCGACGCTATTGTAAGGCAGCTGGAGAAGGCGTAGCTGCCTGGTGGAGGGGTAGGAGTGGCCTTATTTGCCATAGCCGATCTGCACCTGGGTCGCGATATGGCTATGTTTGGGCCGGTATGGGAAAACCACCAGGCTAAGCTTGCGGCCCGCTGGCAGAGGGTGGTCAACCCCGGGGATACAGTTTTAATCCTGGGAGATATCAGCTGGGGCATGCGCCTCGATGATGCCTTGCCCGACCTGCAGTTCCTCAAGTCCCTGCCGGGGTCCAAGCGCATCCTGAAGGGGAATCACGACTACTGGTGGCAGACGGAGCGTAAAATGGCGGCGGCCATCCTTGATGCGGATCTTGCCCTTTTAAAGCCGGAGATCATTGCCGGAATGGCCGTCTGCGGCACCCGGGGCTGGCTGGTCCCCCAGCACCCTCTATATAATGAAGAGACGGATGGGAAAGTTTACCGGCGAGAAGTTTTGCGCCTGGAGATGGCCCTGAATGGTGTGCAGAAGCTGCGCCGGGAAGAGCCCCTGGCCGTGATGATGCATTTTCCCCCGGCCTGTCGTGGTGAAGCGACCGATTTTATAAGCCTAATGCAGAGCTATGGTGTCAGTCACTGTTATTACGGGCACCTCCACGGCGCTGACCAGGAAAAAGCCCTGGCAGGGAAGGAGTGGGGCATTAACTTTCACCTGGTTGCTGCCGACTATGTGAATTTTACCCCGGTTCTGGTATCCTGTTAAAATGGTGACCTGTCCATATTATGTGGACAGGTCGCTGAGTTTTAGGAACCTTAAGGTCCTTAAGGACGTCTAAAGATAGGGAAGTCTCTATTTTTGGAGGAAAAGTTATGAACTACATACGGAAACGGGTTTTATCTGTCTTTCTGACTGTTTTCCTGGCTGTCGGCTTGCTGGCCAATCCCCTGCTGTCTCTGGCAGCCGCTTCCTGGCAGGTGGTACCTGAGGTAGAAAAAATACCTCTGGCCACTGGCGTGCAGTATTCGGCCTACCAAATTACTGCTCCCGGCTATAAGGAGGCAGTGAAGGTTTTAACTATCGATCCCCGGGACAAGTTTACAATTCTGGAGACGTCCGTATCCCACGGCAACCTGGCCCTTGACCAGGAAAGACCCACGGCTATGGCCGCCAGGCTGGCCAAGGAAGGTAAGGCTGCAGTAGCGGCAACAAATGGTGATTTCTACAGCACCCGGGTGCCTTACTTGCCCATCGGCCTGCAGATAAGCAACGGTGAGCTGTTAATCAGCCCCCAGGGGTTTCCGGCCCTGGGGTTGACCGGGGACAAAAAAGCCATTATCGGAACTCCTGTTATGGCCGCCTACCTGACGGTGACCAGGGAAATAGCGGGAAAAGGCGGAAGTGTGGCCCGGGTGGTTTACACTTATCCTATCGCCCATGTCAACCGGGAAAGGGGGGCCGACATGCTGGTCCTCTATACCCCGGCCTTTGCGGCCCGCACCGGCACCAATGACTACGGTACGGAGATAATTCTGAAAGGCGTTGACCTGCCCGTTAAAGCAGGACGAACATATACCGGCACCGTGGCTGTCAGGATTGACGCCAAGGGTAATAACTCCATCCCGCCGGACGGGGTAGTCCTCTCCGGCCACGGGAAGGCCCAGGAGTTTTTAAAACAGCTTCATGCTGGCGACAGGGTTAGTTTCACCATCAGGTTTACCGATACCCGCTGGCATGATGTTGTCCAGGCTGTGGGCGGCCATGAGATTATCCTGCAAAACGGGCAGGTCGTCCTGCCCGCGAACAGCACGGACCCCCTGGTGAGGTCCCGCCACCCCCGGACGGCTGTTGGCCTCACGAAGGACGGCCGCCTGGAGATAGTGGTCGCCGATGGCCGCCAGCCCGGCTACAGTGACGGTATGACCCTTTACGAACTGGCCGCATTTATGCAATCCAGGGGGATAGTCGCGGCCCTGAACCTTGATGGTGGCGGTTCATCAGTGCTGGCGGCCCGAAATGTCGGCGAGCATGAGCTATCGATTTTAAACCAACCTTCCGACGGTCAGGAAAGGCCGGTTACCAATGGCCTGGTTGTTTTTTCCACCGCCCCCCGGGGTCAACTCAGCCATTTATACCTGGTTCCTGACGTAATCAAGGTGTATAAAGGCAGTAAAGTGCAATTCAGCCTCAAGGCCCAGGATAATTATTATAACCCTGCTCCGGTACCTGACGGTGTGACCTGGCAGGTGGCGGGGAATGTGGGTCGCTTTATTTCCCCCGGCCTGTTCCAGGCTGCTAACCCCGGCCAGGGTGAGATTACCGCCCGGACAGGGCGGGTAAAAGCTACCGCCAGGGTTACTGTCGTCGATAAGGTATACAGGCTGGAAGTTACCCCGGCTATTGCCACCCTGCAGCCCGGTGCTGTCCAGCACTTTACAGTAACGGCCTTTGATACCGAGGGCAATAAAATATATGTCGACAGCTCTTTGTACCAGTGGACGGTCAGCGAAGGGCTGGGCCGGTTTGACCCGGAAAAAGGGCAGCTCGCATTGGCCGGGCCGGTGAGTAATGCCTGGATCAAGGTCAGGCTGGGTGACCGGGAAGCTGTAGCCGCAATCAATCCCGCCCTGGAGCTGGCTCTAGATGGCCGGCCCGTAGCCGGGCAGGAGGTAACCCTGGTCGTCCGCCATAACGGTGAGCCGGTAGCGGGGGCGGTGGTCCAGCAAGTCCAGCCAACAGCGGCTTTAGGCAGGGTAACGGCACAAGCCCTTTATGTAAGGTCAGGCCCGGGAACAGGGCATAAAGCCATCACCCTGGTACCGGAGGGTTACCGGCTGGCTGTCCTGGCCAGGCTGGAAAACGGCTGGCTGCAGGTGCGCCTGCCGGACGGCCGGGAAGGCTATTGTTTTGGGGAATATGTTGCTGTCCAGGAAGGCAGCCGGAACCTGGGCCAGACGGATGCCCAAGGTAGAATCCGGTTTACGGCTGGGGTGGCCGGGAGCTATAGCTTTGTCGCAATGAAAGAAGGTTATTTACAGGCTAACCTGAACCTGGTGTTTAGCGAGAAATAATTTGCTCCAGGTTGCGCTTTACCACTTACCTTTGGTGGGCAAAAAGCGCCGGTAGACTTCTTCGTTAACAGCCAGCTCCAAAGAATCATTCAAGGGTGGCAGTTCGACTTCGCCATAACGGCGCTGCAGGGCCAGCCGGAGGAGGTAATCGGCCAGGTGGGGGTTTTTACTCAATAAAGGGCCGTGGAGGTAGGTGCCGATAGCGTTCCGGTAGCGGGCACCTTCCGTCTGGTCGGTGCCGTTGTTGCCGTCGCCGTAAATTACCCGGCCCAGGGGCCGGGCACCTTGGAGGAAGGTGCGGCCGCCGTGGTTTTCAAACCCTATCACCGGCCGGTCCGTACCCAACTCCTCCACCTGGATGGCAATATTGCCCTTCAAGCGCTTGTTCCCGGCCTCGGTATAGGCGGCAAAAAGGCCTAAGCCGGGTAATGTTTCCCCGGTGCTGGTGCGGTAATACTCGCCGAGGAGCTGGTAGCCGCCGCAGATGGCCAGGAGGGCCGCGCCTGCTTCCACCGCTTCCTTGAGCCAGGGACCTTTAGCAACTAAATCGGCACTGGCCACCCCCTGCTCCTGGTCGGGACCGCCGCCCAGGAAGAAAAGGTCATAGGCCTTAGGGTCCAGCTTATCCCTCAGGGAGATCTGGGTTACTTCTACCTCAATACCCCGCCACTCAGCCCGGCGGCGAAGGATTAAGACATTACCCCGGTCACCGTAGAGGTTAAGGAGTTCCGGATAGAGATGGCAGAGGCGTAACTTCACTGACAGCCCCCCTTGCTTTAAGGATGCGGCGGTACAGGGCCAGGTTGGTATAGGTACAGAGAATCAGGCCTTCGTCGACTGGTTCTCCC
This Moorella sp. E308F DNA region includes the following protein-coding sequences:
- a CDS encoding isocitrate/isopropylmalate dehydrogenase family protein, whose translation is MKHVVTLIPGDGTGPELIAAARRVLDASGAELEWEVVAAGETAQEKYGSVLPEETLASIRKNGVALKGPITTPVGTGFRSVNVALRKELDLYANIRPARNLPNVPSRYQGVDLVIFRENTEDLYAGIEHMVGEEAAESIKIITRKGSERIARAAFEYARRNGRKRVTAGHKANIMKFSDGLFLRTFYEVAQDYPDLTADDRIVDNLSMQLVQKPEQYDVLVLPNLYGDILSDLCAGLVGGLGVAPGANIGDRAAVFEPIHGSAPKYAGQNKVNPLATILSGVMMLEHLGEKEAAARIQKAILAVLAEGKYLTYDLGGTAGTSEMADAIVRQLEKA
- a CDS encoding metallophosphoesterase, producing the protein MALFAIADLHLGRDMAMFGPVWENHQAKLAARWQRVVNPGDTVLILGDISWGMRLDDALPDLQFLKSLPGSKRILKGNHDYWWQTERKMAAAILDADLALLKPEIIAGMAVCGTRGWLVPQHPLYNEETDGKVYRREVLRLEMALNGVQKLRREEPLAVMMHFPPACRGEATDFISLMQSYGVSHCYYGHLHGADQEKALAGKEWGINFHLVAADYVNFTPVLVSC
- a CDS encoding phosphodiester glycosidase family protein, which translates into the protein MNYIRKRVLSVFLTVFLAVGLLANPLLSLAAASWQVVPEVEKIPLATGVQYSAYQITAPGYKEAVKVLTIDPRDKFTILETSVSHGNLALDQERPTAMAARLAKEGKAAVAATNGDFYSTRVPYLPIGLQISNGELLISPQGFPALGLTGDKKAIIGTPVMAAYLTVTREIAGKGGSVARVVYTYPIAHVNRERGADMLVLYTPAFAARTGTNDYGTEIILKGVDLPVKAGRTYTGTVAVRIDAKGNNSIPPDGVVLSGHGKAQEFLKQLHAGDRVSFTIRFTDTRWHDVVQAVGGHEIILQNGQVVLPANSTDPLVRSRHPRTAVGLTKDGRLEIVVADGRQPGYSDGMTLYELAAFMQSRGIVAALNLDGGGSSVLAARNVGEHELSILNQPSDGQERPVTNGLVVFSTAPRGQLSHLYLVPDVIKVYKGSKVQFSLKAQDNYYNPAPVPDGVTWQVAGNVGRFISPGLFQAANPGQGEITARTGRVKATARVTVVDKVYRLEVTPAIATLQPGAVQHFTVTAFDTEGNKIYVDSSLYQWTVSEGLGRFDPEKGQLALAGPVSNAWIKVRLGDREAVAAINPALELALDGRPVAGQEVTLVVRHNGEPVAGAVVQQVQPTAALGRVTAQALYVRSGPGTGHKAITLVPEGYRLAVLARLENGWLQVRLPDGREGYCFGEYVAVQEGSRNLGQTDAQGRIRFTAGVAGSYSFVAMKEGYLQANLNLVFSEK
- a CDS encoding type 1 glutamine amidotransferase, which codes for MKLRLCHLYPELLNLYGDRGNVLILRRRAEWRGIEVEVTQISLRDKLDPKAYDLFFLGGGPDQEQGVASADLVAKGPWLKEAVEAGAALLAICGGYQLLGEYYRTSTGETLPGLGLFAAYTEAGNKRLKGNIAIQVEELGTDRPVIGFENHGGRTFLQGARPLGRVIYGDGNNGTDQTEGARYRNAIGTYLHGPLLSKNPHLADYLLRLALQRRYGEVELPPLNDSLELAVNEEVYRRFLPTKGKW